In Ictalurus punctatus breed USDA103 chromosome 3, Coco_2.0, whole genome shotgun sequence, the following are encoded in one genomic region:
- the LOC128632737 gene encoding calcium homeostasis modulator protein 3 — MDRLKVVLQYFQSNSESISNGICVLLALVAVKLYTSFDFNCPCLPQYNKMYALGVMFVPPVILFLLGILVNRHTGVMMEELARPTGRRAKNPAVVKYLFSAMMQRAMLAPMVWILVSLLDGKCFICAFSMSVDPKHFSGFPNDTGLDLIRIMAKVPCKEDSIFKDSTFRKAVSRYVRCYSQAIGWSILLCLIFLGAVARVSKPCFNHAAFLQTRYWSNYLDVEAKLFDETCVHHAREFAKKCVVHFFESIDDDGVLRMPLSPNLRFKKSHDENEEEDERLHGVTRKDQVDHLLQTWFQCKPELDVTKMVYRPTKCITWEDPNGHILYSDV; from the exons ATGGATCGCTTAAAGGTAGTTTTGCAATATTTCCAGTCGAATTCCGAGTCCATTTCTAATGGTATATGCGTGCTGCTGGCTCTGGTAGCGGTGAAACTCTACACGAGCTTTGATTTCAACTGCCCTTGTCTGCCGCAGTACAATAAAATGTACGCACTCGGTGTGATGTTTGTTCCTCCGGTTATTCTCTTCTTACTCGGAATTTTGGTTAATCGGCATACTGGAGTGATGATGGAGGAATTGGCCAGACCTACAGGCAGGAGGGCCAAAAATCCAGCTGTTGTGAA GTATTTGTTTTCAGCTATGATGCAGCGGGCCATGTTAGCTCCCATGGTGTGGATCCTGGTATCTTTACTGGATGGGAAGTGTTTCATTTGTGCCTTCAGCATGAGCGTGGACCCTAAACACTTTAGCGGGTTTCCTAATGACACTGGTCTGGATCTGATCAGGATCATGGCTAAAGTGCCCTGCAAGGAAGACAGCATCTTCAAAGACAGTACTTTCCGGAAAGCTGTCTCACGCTATGTGCGCTGTTACTCTCAA GCAATAGGTTGGTCCATCCTTCTCTGCCTTATTTTTCTGGGTGCAGTGGCTCGAGTCAGTAAACCATGCTTCAATCATGCCGCCTTTCTTCAGACACGCTACTGGAGCAATTACTTGGACGTTGAGGCAAAGCTTTTTGATGAGACTTGTGTACATCATGCCAGAGAGTTTGCCAAAAAATGTGTAGTGCATTTCTTTGAGAGTATTGATGATGATGGGGTTCTCAGGATGCCACTATCCCCCAACCTCAGATTTAAGAAAAGCCATGAtgagaatgaagaagaagatgagcGTCTCCATGGTGTGACCAGGAAGGATCAGGTGGATCACTTGCTCCAAACCTGGTTCCAATGCAAACCTGAGCTGGATGTCACCAAGATGGTGTATAGGCCCACTAAATGTATTACTTGGGAAGACCCTAATGGACATATACTTTACTCAGATGTATGA
- the itprip gene encoding inositol 1,4,5-trisphosphate receptor-interacting protein: MQGSITRICMIVAAAILNHPLLFPKENTTIPEEEDDALTRMKEYEERLQAAQERLEQEISKADEEATNSGLDYYGWYFWSTLSLVIFFTIEVCRHDLNPGETPDHVEDEEGYTNSGSVNPKDLTLDKGVLRNLCETNFQPFVHESGRVQEFVEGFADDLLEALRSICDREVDMELEDFIGVGSMFESWRVCKPATCDLIVPFATPDPYHFQFELWCDESSDIPLDLQGCGRIKLVKISENCPDCLSGKTTDDEDMLCLLHNRNHNSKADDHALEEQLCSRNTDYLSKDQVMKWFQISVTRAWGQISHKYEFELTFRNLDFPGALKVRFRSGKVIVLNITLAIQFKDSHAYFISHFPSDSGNTTDIHWHLSFTVYERNLLKHMAKILPESSCHLRCLQLVSFLHKKQSGLRGRSALTNYHLKTAFLHLLLSKSPSAWRPQNLDQRLRDLLAFLQKSLQEKRLAHIIIGNPLVPLELGVPAIFQDAEPINLFRPLVLQRQVYAKMVENFEEMLRNAPALIQEYAPHYPNGRLNSTTVR; encoded by the coding sequence ATGCAGGGGTCTATAACACGGATTTGCATGATTGTGGCAGCTGCCATTCTCAACCATCCACTGCTTTTCCCTAAGGAGAACACCACCATCCCAGAAGAGGAAGATGATGCTTTGACCCGAATGAAGGAGTATGAAGAGAGGCTGCAAGCTGCACAAGAGCGCCTTGAACAAGAGATCTCAAAGGCAGATGAAGAAGCCACAAACTCTGGCCTTGATTACTATGGTTGGTACTTTTGGAGCACACTTTCTCTCGTCATTTTCTTCACTATTGAAGTTTGTAGGCATGATCTGAACCCTGGTGAAACACCTGACCATGTTGAAGATGAAGAAGGGTACACCAACAGTGGGTCTGTCAATCCTAAGGATCTGACCTTAGATAAAGGTGTACTAAGGAACCTCTGTGAGACCAACTTCCAGCCCTTTGTCCATGAGAGTGGGAGAGTGCAGGAGTTTGTTGAAGGCTTTGCAGATGACCTTCTGGAAGCTTTGAGAAGCATTTGTGACCGTGAGGTTGACATGGAGCTTGAAGACTTTATTGGAGTGGGCAGCATGTTTGAATCCTGGAGAGTGTGTAAGCCTGCCACATGTGACCTCATTGTGCCATTTGCAACCCCAGATCCTTACCATTTCCAATTCGAACTATGGTGCGATGAATCCTCTGACATCCCACTGGACCTGCAAGGATGTGGGAGGATTAAGTtggtaaagattagtgagaattgCCCAGACTGCCTCTCTGGAAAAACCACAGACGATGAGGATATGCTATGCCTGCTTCACAACAGAAACCACAATAGCAAAGCTGATGACCATGCTTTGGAAGAACAACTCTGCTCAAGAAACACTGATTATCTGTCTAAAGATCAGGTTATGAAATGGTTCCAGATCTCAGTGACAAGAGCATGGGGCCAGATCTCTCACAAATATGAATTTGAGCTCACTTTTCGCAACCTGGATTTCCCTGGTGCCTTGAAGGTCAGGTTCAGGTCAGGAAAGGTTATTGTTCTAAACATTACACTTGCTATACAGTTTAAAGACTCACATGCATACTTCATCTCTCATTTTCCTTCAGACAGTGGTAACACCACAGATATCCACTGGCACCTCTCATTCACTGTTTATGAAAGAAACTTGCTCAAACACATGGCAAAGATACTTCCAGAAAGCTCTTGTCACCTCCGATGCCTTCAGCTTGTTTCTTTCTTGCACAAAAAACAGTCAGGTCTAAGAGGCAGAAGTGCCCTTACGAATTACCATCTGAAGACTGCATTCTTGCATCTACTGTTGAGTAAATCTCCTTCAGCATGGAGACCACAGAATCTGGACCAGAGGTTGCGGGACTTGTTGGCTTTTCTACAGAAAAGCCTGCAGGAAAAGAGACTTGCTCATATTATCATTGGGAACCCACTTGTTCCTCTTGAACTTGGAGTTCCAGCAATATTTCAAGATGCAGAACCAATAAACCTTTTCAGGCCCCTGGTGTTACAGAGGCAGGTATATGCAAAGATGGTGGAAAATTTTGAAGAGATGCTCAGAAATGCACCAGCGCTTATTCAAGAGTACGCGCCACACTACCCTAATGGTAGACTTAATTCAACAACCGTACGCTAG
- the gsto1 gene encoding glutathione S-transferase omega-1: MASSQKCRGKGSCAPGAVPKGQIRIYSMRFCPYAQRTRLVLNAKGIESETVNINLKEKPEWYLEKNPLGLVPTLETPGGQVVYESAITCEYLDEVYPEKKLFPSDPFAKAQQKMLLEDYSKIVPLFYKIPMTRIKGEDVSALEAELREKLSKLNKVLVDKKYKYFGGDTLTMIDYLIWPWFERVEAWQLKHCLDGTPELNNWILRMREDPAVKAVMFSTDAHKAFFASFMEGKPNYDYGL; this comes from the exons ATGGCTTCCTCCCAGAAATGCCGTGGAAAAG GAAGCTGTGCTCCTGGGGCTGTACCCAAAGGCCAGATACGAATCTACAGTATGAGATTCTGCCCATATGCCCAAAGAACCAGACTGGTGCTCAATGCAAAGGGTATAGA GTCTGAAACTGTCAACATCAATTTGAAAGAGAAGCCCGAGTGGTATCTGGAGAAGAACCCTCTTGGCCTAGTGCCTACACTGGAGACTCCCGGTGGTCAGGTGGTCTATGAATCAGCAATTACATGTGAATACCTGGATGAGGTATACCCTGAGAAAAAACTGTTTCCCTCTGACCCCTTTGCAAAAGCCCAGCAGAAGATGTTGTTGGAGGATTACTCAAAG ATCGTTCCTCTGTTCTACAAAATTCCCATGACCAGAATAAAAGGTGAGGATGTGTCAGCACTAGAAGCAGAGTTGAGGGAAAAGCTCTCCAAACTGAACAAG GTTCTTGTTGATAAGAAATACAAATACTTTGGAGGTGATACACTCACTATGATTGACTACCTGATCTGGCCGTGGTTTGAGAGGGTGGAGGCCTGGCAACTCAAACA CTGTCTGGATGGCACTCCTGAGCTGAACAACTGGATTTTACGTATGCGAGAGGATCCAGCAGTGAAGGCAGTCATGTTCAGTACAGATGCCCACAAAGCCTTTTTTGCCTCATTCATGGAGGGAAAGCCCAATTATGACTATGGCTTATAA